The Porites lutea chromosome 9, jaPorLute2.1, whole genome shotgun sequence sequence AACACGAAGATGTAATAAAGCAAGGTTGCTGTAgaatactttgaagaaaactccgtcttcttCTTTCTCCTGCCTTTAGgaagggcgcttattcgaggtgggtactaattcgaggttgggcgcttattcgaataaatacggtattccTATATGTGGAAGGCCACATAGAGTTCCTGTTCCATTTATGCATCAACATTTTCCTAGGAGCAATGTTCTGTGAATATACCTGATTTAAATATAGGAACATTTAATTGACAATGGTTTGTGTATTGTTTTGAATGCGATAAGTGCATCATGCCCTCATTGTCCAAAATGTTACATCTTATGAATACCTTATAACAGCGTACTTAAAAGCGTCCCAAATTGTACATTGGTTGGTTATTTAACATTAATTGagctaaaaaatcaaaaaatgaaagaaagaaatcgttttaaaaatcatattgaattttaaaaaagaaaacttcgtCTTTGTTAGAAATTCTTCCGTATCCTAGTGTTCGGAAGATGGCTACCACAGTAGATTATTACTGAGGTATAGAATAATAACAAGACGATTAAAGATCATCGAACAGACATAATACGTAATAATTAAATACTTTCTTACACCCACTTATCATACACTGAATACGGCCTACACGCAGGTCAGCGGTAAACAGATATTCGTTATTCCGTCTCGCAAAGGGCCCTTGTCCTTTGGCCGTCTCCCATTGGAaaaattttcctgattttctaCCTGCGATTCACCTGAAGGTTGCTCACGTACTGTTAATGGTAAGTCAGAGACTTGAGattttctcttctttgcacGCTTTACAAACACCACCAGGAGGCATATCAATAAGGTTACGACTGCGCCTGCAACGAAACTTCCCACCGCCACGCCAGGTACTAAGCTGTTTGAACCATTTAAGCTCTTAGTATCTCCTGTGAGTGAAAAAGACCGAGATGGTAGCTTTATCTTGTAAGAGTTATACAAATGAGTTCTCATTTAGAGCTTAGGTTTGAGAAAAATGTATCGATTTAGACATTTTTGTTAAGGAAAATTTGTACtctaatgataaaaaaaagatatgGGTTATTTGCTCTTAGGCTTAAATTTGAAACATAGTTAAACTTAAAAACTGTCACCTTCAAAACTTTACAAGACTTAAAGAACTTACCCTTGGCCGGTATTGTTGTCGTGGGTATTTGGGTTGTAGTTTTCGAGTTCTTTGGTACTACGGTATGTTTTGTTGCTGTAATTCTGTTCATACTTGGGCGACCCCCATGGCTTTTCATATCTGGTGTGACATATTCCCAAGACGACGATTTTGACGGTTGTACTGACGATGTTATAAGTTCGTATAACGATGACTCTAGTCCATCAGTGGCAGCTGACGCGTGTGATGATGTTGATCCCGGCACAGATTTTGACGGAGAAAATGGTACTGATGTTAACACAAAAGTTGACACTTTTAAAGGCTGCGGAGATGGCACTGAGAGAGAGAGTGACTCTGATACTGATGAAGGCGTCAATGATACAGATATTGCTGCGGATGAGTCCAATGATGATATTGTAACCGTTGTTGATGATGCTAACGACGCCCAGGCTGATATAGACACTTCTGACGTTGATGCTGGGACAGTTATTAACGAAGATGTTGCTGGGAATAATTCGGGAGGGGATCCCGACGTAAATGATGACGGAATTGGTACCAATATAGATGACACTGAAATGGAGTGTGTCATTGACGTTAATTCTAATGATGCCATGGATAATGGTAACGTCGATTTTGATGCTATAAATAACGAGGATGGCGATACAGGCTCGAATACTGATTGCAGCACAGAGGTGGATGACGTTGGATAAGCTGCTTTTGATGGAGGCATTGTCACTGATGTCGACACTGGATTGGatttcagttgttgttttgacaCTGGCGACGAAGAGTACATTGTCATTGAAGCTGAAGGTGCAGCTAACCTCGATGCTGATATCGTTATTGAAATAGATGTTGTAGGTGACAGAAACGATAATTTTGAAGCAGCTATTGATGTAGATCTTGATAGTGACACTGAAAACGAAGCTGCTAACGACACTGGTGCTGCTGATGATATTGACTGAGTCGTTAATAATGTTACTGATGATGAGGCTGTTAGATAGAATGATGATTGTGTACCTGAGAAGGATGGTGTTGGTAAAACTGAAACTGATCGTGCTGCTGAAGATGgtgctaaaagaaaaattgaagaggaTGTCGGTGGTGTTACTGTTACCGGTAGTAGCGTGGACATTGATGATGATAGAGGAAAAAACCTTGATGCTGTTGGCGATACTGAAACTGATGCTGAATTCACGATAGGTAATGTTACTGACTTTGACGCTACAAGCGACCCCGGCAAATATGTTTTCAGCAATGATGTTGCCGCAAGTGATACATGCACTGACCCTGAGAGTTGCTCTGACATAGATTTTGAGGATGACATTGACGACAGTCCGGAATGTGCTCGTGACAATGGTGCTGATGGTGACGCTAACATGGATGCCGTTGATACCAATGGTATTGATGATAGTTTTGACACCGACACAGATGGTGTCTTTGACAGTAGCGCCGAAGGTAAAACTAGTATTGATTTTAATGAGGAGTCTGATGCAGATGATGACACTGACAGGGATTCTGGTTTTGACTCTGAAACAGAAGGTAGATTTGCTGGCTTCAGGGCTGACGATAAAACTATTAGAAATGTGAGCGACAGAGACACTGATAATGAATGTGAAACTGACGTGGATGTTGTGTTTGACAATGACATTGAAGGCATTGCTTGCTTCGAGCCTGATGCAGACAGTGACAGGGGTGTTGTTTGTATTACTGATGATCGCGACGCTGACATAGATTTTGTCTGTGACAATAAACTTGACGGTGACACTGTCAGTGATTGTAATGCAGACAATGATGCCAATGATAATACTGTCAGAGATGATGGGCTAGTCATTGGTACTGATGCCGAATATTCTGACAAGGATTTTGTTGGTGATAATGACACTAATGATGATCGTAACACTGGTACCGATGGTATTGCTGATTCTGGGGCAGGAAGAAATATTGACACTGATGCCAGTGGTGATACTGATAAAGTCGTCGCTGATAATTCTGCACTCGGTAGTAACACTGACAAAGAAAAACGCAGTTGCTGTTTTGACCTTGACACTGAAAGAGACACTGGCACGGATGTCGTGTTAGACAATTTTGCCGATGGTAATACAGACAGCGGTCTTGGTGTCGACTCCGACATTGATGTTGACTCTGACAATGACAATGTTTCTGAACGTGTTCGTGACAATGATGCTAATAGTGACACTGACAAGGATGCTGTTGACGCTGACACTGATGCTGATTTTACTACCAATTTTGTTGCAGAATTCGTTACTAATAGTGATACTGACGAGGATTTTTGTAGCGACACTGATGCCGACAGAGATGCTGATTGTGATTCTGACACAAGTGATGGAAGAGTTGGAGACACAGATATATAAGGGGCTCCCGGTGAAACTGCCGTTGATGTATTAGGTGATGTTGATCGTGCCTCTTCAGCAGATATTGTGGGTATCAATGTATTAGATGTTAATGGTAAAGCTGACGCTAAGTGTGTAGCAGGAATAGGAGCTGATGGTGTCAGTGACACTAACGCTGACCAGTTAGTCAACAATGATACCGGTGGTAACACGGACATCGATTTTGACACTGACACGGTTGCTATTTTCTCTAGTGATAGCGATACTAATAGAGCTTCTGACATTAAAGCTGGGGAAGTTATTGAAAGCGACCCTTGCACGTAGGCTCACTTTGATAATGTTCCCGAAGTTAATGGAGATTTTAGCCTTGACGTCGACCCTGACACGGATGTTGGCTGTGATATTGACAATGATCCTGAACTTGTTCGAGACAATCGTACTGATAGTGACACTAATGTAGATTTTTCTACTAAATTGTACGAAGAAATTGTTTGTGTCGATGTTGGTAGCGTTACTGATACTGCCGATGGTGCTGCATTTGATGCTGATTGTGATAACGACGCAAGTGGTGGAGTAGTTGGAAATACAGACAATGAAGCGACTGCTGACACCGGTGATATTGGTGGCACTGAAATTGATGAATTAGGTGAAGATGATGCTGATCGTCTATTTGGCAAACGTGTCGGTGGTATTGTTATGTATGCTGTCGGTGACGCTGTTGCCGATTGTGTTACAGGAATGGCAACTGATGGTGACAATGAAACCGATGCTGTTGTTGCTGGTGACATTGATTGTGAAGCTGACAGGGTTGCTGGTTTTGCAAGTGATAGAGATACCGATGGAAATTTTGACGTTGATGCTGGGACAGTTATTATCGAGGAAGATGTCGCTGAGAATAATTCCTGAGGAGATGCCGACACGAATGATGACAGAATTGGTACCGATATAGATGACAATGAAATGGAGGGTGTCATTGACGTTAATTCTAATGATGCCATCGATAATGGTAACTTCGATTTTGATGCTATAAATAACGAGGATGGTGATACAGGCTCGAATACTGATTGCAGCACAGAAGTGGATAATGTTGGATAAGCTGCTTCCGATGGAGGCACTGTCAATGATGTAGACACTGGCTTTGATTTCAGTTGTTGTTGTGACACTGGCGACAAAGAGTACATTATCATTGAAGCTGAACGTGCAGTTAACCTCAATGCTGATTGTGATAACGACGCACGTAATGGAATAGTTGGAGATACAGACCATGAAGCAATTGCTGACACCGATGATATTGGTGGCACTGAAACTGATGAATTAGGTGAAGATGATGCTGATCGTCTATATGGCAAACGTGTCGGTGGTATTGTAATATGTGCTGTCGGTGACGCTGTTGCCGATGGTGTTACAGGAACGGCAACTGATGGTGACAATGAAACCGATGCTGATGGTGCCGGTGACATCGATTGTGAAGCTGACAGTGTTACTGGTTTTGCTAGCGATAGAGATACCAATGGAACTTCTGACGTTGATGCTGGGACAGTTATTGATGAAGATGTCGCTGAGAATAATTCCGGAGTGGATCCCGACGCAAATGATGACGGAATTGGTACCAATATAGATGACACTGAAATGGAGGGCGTCATTGACGTTAAATCTAATGATGCCATCGATAATGGTAACTTCAATTTTGATGCTATAAATAACGAGGATGGCGATACAGGCTCTAATACTGATTGCAGCACAGAGGTGGATAACGTTGGATAAGCTGCTTTCGATGGAGGCACTGGCACTGTTGTCGACACTGGATTGGatttcagttgttgttttgacaCTGGCGACCAAGAGTACATTGTTATTGAAGCTGAAGGTGCAGCTAACCTCGATTCTGATGTCGTTATTGAAAAAGATGTTGTAGGTGAAAGAAACGATAATTTTGAAGCAGCTATTGATGTAGATCTTGATAGTGACACTGAAAACGAAGCTGCTAACGACACTGGTGCTGCTGATGATATTGACTGAGTCGTTAATAATGTTACTGATGATGAGGCTGTTAGATGGAATGATGATTGTGTAACTGAGAAGGATGGTGTTGatgaaactgaaactgattGTGCTGCTGAAGATTGTGCTGAAAGAAACACTGAAGTGGATGCCGGTGGTGACACTGTTATCGGTAGTAGCGcggacgatgatgatgatagagGAAAAAACCTTGATGCTGTTTTTGATACTGAAACTGATGCTGAATTCACGATAGGTAGTGCTACTGACTTTGACACTGAAAGCGACCCCGGCAAAGATGTTGTCAGCAGTAATGTTGGCGAAAGTGACATATGCACTGATCCTGACAGTTGCTCTGACATAGATTTTGATGGTGACATTGACGACAGTCCGGAATGTGCTCGTGACAATGGTGCTGATGGTGACGCTAACATGGATGCCGTTGGTACCAATGGTATCGATGATAGTTTTGACACCCACGCAGATGGCGTCTGTGACAGTAGCACCGAAGGTAAAACTGTTATTGATTTTAATATGGACTCTGATGCAGTTGTTGACACTGACATGGATTTTGGTTTTGATTCTAAAAATGAAGGTACATTTGCTTGCTTCAGGGCTGACCATGAAACTGTTAGGAATGTGGGTGACAAGGACACTGATAATGAATGTGAAACTGACATGGATGTTGTGTTTGACAATGATACTGAAGGCATTGCTTGTTTCGAGACTGATGCAGAGAGTGACAAGGGTGTTGTTTGTAATACTGATGATTGCGACGCTGACATAGATTTTGTCTGTGACAATAAACTTGACGGTGACACTGTCAGCGATTGTAATGCAGACACCGATACCAATGATAATGCTGGCAAAGATGATGGTCGAGACATTGTCACTGATGCCGAATATTCTGACAAGGATTTTGTTGGTGATAATGACTCTGATGATGATCGCGTTACTGTTATTGATGTTGAGTGTGACACGGAAATTGAAGGCACTACTGAAAAAGATTCCGATGGTGACTCTGACACCGACGCTGGTAGTGATACTGATGACACTTCCAGTGACGATGCTGAAAATGAAGCTGATGGTGCCGTTTGTGAAACCAACAGGGTTGAGGGCATGAATAGGGTGGTTGTGGGTGACAGCAATGCCGATGCCGATACAAATGCTACTGGTAACAAGGAGAATAATGTTGGTACTAACATTGAGACTGTCTGAGACACCGACGCCAATGCTGCTGATGATTTTAACAATGTTTCTTCCTGTGATGCGAACTCAGATCCTAAAGATGCTACGAATGACGATAATGGCGATACTGGCTCTACGAATGACTGTAGCAGAGACATGCGTTTTGTTGTCGACCATTCTGATAAATGGAATGCTGATTGAGATAAAGACAAGGAAGGTGTTGGTGAAACTGGTACCGATGGTGCTCCTGATACTGGGGCAGAAAGAAATATTGACACTGATGCCAGTGGTGATACTGATAAAGTCGTCGATGATAATTCTGCACTCGGTAGTACCACTGACAAAGAAAAACGCAGTTGCTGTTTTGAACTTGACACTGAAAGCGACACTGGCACGGATGTCGTGTTAGATAATTTTGGCGATGGTAATGCAGACAGTGGTCTTGATGTCGACTCCGACATTGATGTTGACTCTGACAATGACAATGTTTCTGAACGTGTTCGTGACAATGATGCTAATAGTGACACTGACAAGGATGCTGTTGACACTGACACTGATGCTGATTTTACTACCAATTTTGTTGCAGAATTCGTTACTAATAGTGATACTGACGAGGATGTCTGTAGCGACACTGATGCCGACAGAGATGCTGATTGTGATTCTGACACAAGTGATGAAATAGTTGGATACACAGATAAATAAGGGGCTCTTGGTGAAACTGCCCCTGACGTTTTAAGTGATGTTGATCGTGCCTCTTCAGCAGATATTGTGGGTATCAATGTATTAGATGTTGGTGGTAAAGCTGACGTTAAGGGTGTAGCAGGAATCGGAGCGGATGGTGTCAGTGACACTAATGCTGACCGGTTAGTCAACAATGATACCGGTGGTAACACGGACATCGATTTTGACACTGACACGGTTGCTATTTTCTCTAGTGATAGCGATACTAATAGAGCTTCTGACATTAAAGCTGGGGCAGTTATTGAAAGCGACCCTTGTACGGAGGCTGACGTTGATAATGTTGCCAAAGTTAATGAAGATTCTCGCCTTGACGTCGACCCCGACACGGATGTTGGTTGTGATATTGACAATGATCCCGTACTTGTTCGTGACAATTGTACTGAAAGTGACACTAATGTAGATTTTTCTACTAAATCGTACGAAGAAATCGTTTGTGCCGATGTTGGTAGCGTCACTGATACTGCCGGTGGTACTGCACTTGATGCTGATTGTGATAACGACGCAAGTGGTGGAGTAGTTGGAAATACAGACAATGAAGCGACTGCTGACACCGGTGATATTGGTGGCACTGAAACTGATGAATTAGGTGAAGATGATGCTGATCGTCTATATGGCAAACGTGTCGGTGGTATTGTAATATGTGCTGTCGGTGACGCTGTTGCCGATGGTGTTACAGGAACGGCAACTGATGGTGACAATGAAACCGATGCTGATGGTGCCGGTGACATCGATTGTGAAGCTGACAGTGTTACTGGTTTTGCTAGCGATAGAGATACCAATGGAACTTCTGACGTTGATGCTGGGACAGTTATTGATGAAGATGTCGCTGAGAATAATTCCGGAGTGGATCCCGACGCAAATGATGACGGAATTGGTACCAATATAGATGACACTGAAATGGAGGGCGTCATTGACGTTAAATCTAATGATGCCATCGATAATGGTAACTTCAATTTTGATGCTATAAATAACGAGGATGGCGATACAGGCTCGAATACTGATTGCAGCACAGAGGTGGATGACGTTGGATAAGCTGCTTTCGATGAAGGCACTGGCACTGTTGTCGACACTGGATTGGatttcagttgttgttttgacaCTGGCGACCAAGAGTACATTGTTATTGAAGCTGAAGGTGCAGCTGACCTCGATGCTGATATCGTTATTGAAATAGATGGTGTAGGTGACAGAAACGATAATTTTGATGCAGCCATTGACGTAGATTTTGATAGTGACACTGAAAACGAAGCCGCTAACGACACTGGTGCTGCTGATGATATTGACTGAGTCGTTAATAATGTTACTGATGATGAGGCTGTTAGATGGAATGATGATTGTGTAACTGAGAAGGATGGTGTTGATGAAACTGAGACTGACTGTGCTGCTGAAGATTGTGCTGAAACTGTTACCGGTAATAACGCGGACATTGGCGGTGATAGAGGAAAAAACCTTGATACCGTTGGCGATACTGAAACTGATGCTGATTTCACAATAGGTAGTGTTATGGACTTTGACGCCAAAAGCGACCCCGGCAAAGACGTTTTTAGCAATGATGTTGCCGAAAAAGATACATGAACTGACCCTGACAGTTGCTCTGACATGGATTTTGAGGGTGACATTGATGATAGTCCAGAATGTGCTCGTGACAATGGTGCTGACGGTGACGCTAACATGGATGCCGTTGATACCAATGGTATCGATGATAGTTTTGACAGCGACAGAGGTGGTGTCTCTAACAATCCCTCCGAAGGTAAAactgttattgtttttaatgtGGACTCAGATGTAGATGGTGACACTGACAGGTATTCTGGTTTTGATTCTGAAAAAGAAGGTACATTTGCTTGCTTCAGGGCTGACCATGAAACTGTTAGGATTGTGGGCGACAGAGACACTGATAATGAATGTGAAACTGACATGGATGTTGTGTTTAACAATGACATTGAAGGCACTGCTTGTTTCGAGACTGATGCAGAGAGTGACAAGGGTGTTGTTTGTAATACTGATGATCGCGACGCTGAGATAGATTTTGTCTGTGACAATAAACTTGACGGTGACACTGTCAGCGATTGTAATGCAGGTACCGATGAAAATACTGGCAAAGATAATAGTCGAGACATTGTCACTGATGCCGAATATGCTGACAAGGATTTTGTCGGTGGTATTGACACTGACGATGATCGTGACACTGTTATTGATGTTGTATGTGACAATGAAATTGAAGGCACTACTGAAAAAGATTTCGATGGTGACTTTGACATCGACGCTGGTAGTGATACTGATGACACTTTCAGTGATGATGCCACTTGTGAAACCAGCAGGGTTGAGGACATGAGTAGGGGTATTGTGGGGGACAGCAATGCCGATGCCAATGCAAATGCTAATGGTGACAGTGAGAATAATGTTGGTACTAACACTGAGACTGTCTGAGACACCGACGCCAATGTTGCTGATGATATTAACAATGTTTCTTCCCGTGATTTGGATTCAGATGCTGAAGATGCCACTGATGGTGATGTCGATTGTAAAGTGGACATTAATGCTGATCTAGAAGGTGATGGCCAGACTGATTTTGACGTTTCTGCTGACAATGACACAGAAGGCGACAACGGCACCAATGTCGTCGCTAGCGATTCTATTGAAGCTGATGTCGAAGTTTCCGATGGTGTTTGTAATTGTGTTTGAGACGGTGTCGAATACGAAGATTGGAACTGTAGGCAAATCACCAAGATGCTCAAGACGATCATTACAGGTCCTGTAATTAaggagaaaatgaaacaaaattaaatagaAACAATAAATACAATATTGTTACTCTAGCCTGAAGTTCTAATATTCTGATGATAGAAAACTAAATTGCGCGCAGAGAATTCTATGACAtatctttgaaaataaaaaaaaatcgtttttttttctatttaagtCGAAAGAATTTTGGCGGGTAGTCGAAAACGTTAGTAATTGGATGGACTTTTGGTCAAGACTCGTAAGCATTAGTAACTAAATCATTTAGCTTTATGCTGGACACCGGAACGCGACTATGCTCATGAAAGTGGTGAAAGAAATCGAACAAAACATAACTTGAGTGCCCTCCCTATATCTGTAGATTATTTTTGTTGATACTTCCCGTGAAAGTAGTTGGCATATTTTAATGTTCCCCTTATAatgcttttttttcccttgcGTCTTGATACCGGTTACTGAAAACTCCGTTTGCAAGAAACAATTCTGTTTGAATTCATTATGAGTGTGTGAAACATAACAGCACCATAAAAGCTTGATTGCTTGTTACTGGGTTTTCGTGTGACCATCGGTGAATTTAACTCAGACATGCAATATTATTTCAGCGTCATGCATGCTGTATTACAGTAGCACTAAATGAATTTGTTCAACTGCACGGGGAACCAGGGCTCAAGAAAAAAGAACTGGATGATTTACCTGTTCGTCTGTGTCTTTCTTTCCTCGTTTTGGAAGGAAAACGATTTAAATGTGTTGGATCGAAGACGCCTTCTCTGTTCgataatttttaaaacacaatCGCTTAATGCACTGAAGTCCTTAGTTGTCGTTAACGACGTTAAAGGCTACAGTTTCTGGGATTTATTCATTCCCCGGTGGTGAGTTACGGGTTAAgagttttacattttgttaaaaCGAATTCTCTCCGAACCTTGGAGAGTTAACAGAGTAGTTAATTCAGGCTAAAACTCGAGACGTTAATCAGTGGCAACTTATCAGTTTCCGACGCGTTTAAAGagattatatttttattaactATCTACGTCCTGAGACAAATCCCGTCAAAAACGACGAAAGAAAGACACAAAGTAAACGAACAGGTAAATCATTTCAAAAGCACTGGCTGGAATgaataatgcatcagtcaattccagctgcgcccagcacccccccccccccccctccccgggctactgcggggcatttgcccgcctcgtcagtcccgggggtggggcatttgcaaattttgtgctgccCGGGGGCcaggcatttgccaaccccggggccattcctgagcttttgacacgcacgcggtttcctttCAGAAAataactacacagaggattttactgggaaagaaagcagattggctcatctgtcaaggacagggaaaattgaagaggtttgtaaaggcatgttcttgattttatgcatgcatttcttcattacTTATCGAGCCAaaattacatagcgaaatcgggagctatcgacgtgaatcaacgttttttggttattgaatcaaattatttgaaaaacatcctttcatatttataaaactattcataacatataaacTTGACAGTGCTCTATTATTTAAACGTCAATAATTTTACATTAATACTAAATTCATTAATACTAAAATTATAGACTGGTGCATGTCGttgcggcgtgaagtcttaattagaatcatAGCACTATTACataggaagacgttaattgaaacaaaaaattgcacattaaaatgcttaaaacggcacTATTCGACTATGCgagcaatgaaaaatgttgcagtgtttacggaggacggggcatttgccctcttttttcgtccccactccgggggatttgacagctcaagagtccccaccccgacgaatttgccatccaagacaaaaaaaatgctattgcccgggggtcagcccgggggggcgctgggcgcagctggaattgacagATGCATAAGTTATAAAGCGCCCATGGCGCTTGATTTCCCTGTTTACAAGAGAATGAAGTGAA is a genomic window containing:
- the LOC140949206 gene encoding uncharacterized protein, translating into MSEALLVSLSLEKIATVSVSKSMSVLPPVSLLTNRSALVSLTPSAPIPATPLTSALPPTSNTLIPTISAEEARSTSLKTSGAVSPRAPYLSVYPTISSLVSESQSASLSASVSLQTSSSVSLLVTNSATKLVVKSASVSVSTASLSVSLLASLSRTRSETLSLSESTSMSESTSRPLSALPSPKLSNTTSVPVSLSVSSSKQQLRFSLSVVLPSAELSSTTLSVSPLASVSIFLSAPVSGAPSVPVSPTPSLSLSQSAFHLSEWSTTKRMSLLQSFVEPVSPLSSFVASLGSEFASQEETLLKSSAALASVSQTVSMLVPTLFSLLPVAFVSASALLSPTTTLFMPSTLLVSQTAPSASFSASSLEVSSVSLPASVSESPSESFSVVPSISVSHSTSITVTRSSSESLSPTKSLSEYSASVTMSRPSSLPALSLVSVSALQSLTVSPSSLLSQTKSMSASQSSVLQTTPLSLSASVSKQAMPSVSLSNTTSMSVSHSLSVSLSPTFLTVSWSALKQANVPSFLESKPKSMSVSTTASESILKSITVLPSVLLSQTPSAWVSKLSSIPLVPTASMLASPSAPLSRAHSGLSSMSPSKSMSEQLSGSVHMSLSPTLLLTTSLPGSLSVSKSVALPIVNSASVSVSKTASRFFPLSSSSSALLPITVSPPASTSVFLSAQSSAAQSVSVSSTPSFSVTQSSFHLTASSSVTLLTTQSISSAAPVSLAASFSVSLSRSTSIAASKLSFLSPTTSFSITTSESRLAAPSASITMYSWSPVSKQQLKSNPVSTTVPVPPSKAAYPTLSTSVLQSVLEPVSPSSLFIASKLKLPLSMASLDLTSMTPSISVSSILVPIPSSFASGSTPELFSATSSSITVPASTSEVPLVSLSLAKPVTLSASQSMSPAPSASVSLSPSVAVPVTPSATASPTAHITIPPTRLPYRRSASSSPNSSVSVPPISSVSAIASWSVSPTIPLRASLSQSALRLTARSASMIMYSLSPVSQQQLKSKPVSTSLTVPPSEAAYPTLSTSVLQSVFEPVSPSSLFIASKSKLPLSMASLELTSMTPSISLSSISVPILSSFVSASPQELFSATSSSIITVPASTSKFPSVSLSLAKPATLSASQSMSPATTASVSLSPSVAIPVTQSATASPTAYITIPPTRLPNRRSASSSPNSSISVPPISPVSAVASLSVFPTTPPLASLSQSASNAAPSAVSVTLPTSTQTISSYNLVEKSTLVSLSVRLSRTTLMSEALLVSLSLEKIATVSVSKSMSVLPPVSLLTNWSALVSLTPSAPIPATHLASALPLTSNTLIPTISAEEARSTSPNTSTAVSPGAPYISVSPTLPSLVSESQSASLSASVSLQKSSSVSLLVTNSATKLVVKSASVSASTASLSVSLLASLSRTRSETLSLSESTSMSESTPRPLSVLPSAKLSNTTSVPVSLSVSRSKQQLRFSLSVLLPSAELSATTLSVSPLASVSIFLPAPESAIPSVPVLRSSLVSLSPTKSLSEYSASVPMTSPSSLTVLSLASLSALQSLTVSPSSLLSQTKSMSASRSSVIQTTPLSLSASGSKQAMPSMSLSNTTSTSVSHSLSVSLSLTFLIVLSSALKPANLPSVSESKPESLSVSSSASDSSLKSILVLPSALLSKTPSVSVSKLSSIPLVSTASMLASPSAPLSRAHSGLSSMSSSKSMSEQLSGSVHVSLAATSLLKTYLPGSLVASKSVTLPIVNSASVSVSPTASRFFPLSSSMSTLLPVTVTPPTSSSIFLLAPSSAARSVSVLPTPSFSGTQSSFYLTASSSVTLLTTQSISSAAPVSLAASFSVSLSRSTSIAASKLSFLSPTTSISITISASRLAAPSASMTMYSSSPVSKQQLKSNPVSTSVTMPPSKAAYPTSSTSVLQSVFEPVSPSSLFIASKSTLPLSMASLELTSMTHSISVSSILVPIPSSFTSGSPPELFPATSSLITVPASTSEVSISAWASLASSTTVTISSLDSSAAISVSLTPSSVSESLSLSVPSPQPLKVSTFVLTSVPFSPSKSVPGSTSSHASAATDGLESSLYELITSSVQPSKSSSWEYVTPDMKSHGGRPSMNRITATKHTVVPKNSKTTTQIPTTTIPAKGDTKSLNGSNSLVPGVAVGSFVAGAVVTLLICLLVVFVKRAKKRKSQVSDLPLTVREQPSGESQVENQENFSNGRRPKDKGPLRDGITNICLPLTCV